Proteins from one Streptosporangium becharense genomic window:
- a CDS encoding PP2C family protein-serine/threonine phosphatase codes for MALNQPLALRYAARSDVGVRREANEDSGYASARLLAIADGMGGHAAGEVASSLAVTAVAALDESLPADGVDLLAALKDVARDVNHTLREMSEQDPTLRGMGTTLTAMLWDGATFALAHVGDSRAYMLRDGALYQITHDHTLVQSLVDEGRITPEQAAEHPRRSMVLRVLEGTGDGELDLSLREAYPEDRYLLCSDGLTAVVGPETLFNTLTEVADPDEAARILIDLANRGGGPDNITCVVADFGAPAGAGPAAPIIVGAAVERRLAL; via the coding sequence ATGGCACTGAACCAACCACTGGCACTGCGCTACGCGGCCCGCTCTGACGTAGGCGTCCGCCGGGAGGCGAACGAGGATTCGGGCTACGCGAGCGCGCGTCTGCTGGCCATCGCCGACGGAATGGGTGGTCATGCGGCTGGGGAGGTCGCCAGCTCACTTGCCGTCACCGCCGTGGCGGCGCTGGACGAGTCGCTCCCCGCCGACGGTGTCGACCTGCTCGCGGCGCTCAAGGACGTGGCACGGGACGTCAACCACACGCTGCGCGAGATGAGCGAGCAGGACCCGACGCTCCGTGGCATGGGCACCACACTGACCGCCATGCTGTGGGACGGCGCCACCTTCGCGCTGGCCCACGTCGGAGACTCCCGGGCCTACATGCTGCGCGACGGCGCGCTCTACCAGATCACCCATGACCACACCCTGGTGCAGTCGCTCGTCGACGAGGGGCGGATCACCCCCGAGCAGGCCGCCGAGCACCCGCGCCGGTCGATGGTGCTGCGGGTCCTCGAAGGCACCGGCGACGGCGAGCTCGACCTGTCGCTGCGCGAGGCGTATCCCGAAGACCGTTACCTGCTCTGCTCCGACGGGCTGACGGCCGTGGTCGGGCCCGAGACCCTCTTCAACACCCTCACCGAGGTCGCCGACCCGGACGAGGCCGCGCGCATCCTCATCGACCTGGCCAACCGGGGCGGCGGTCCCGACAACATCACCTGTGTCGTGGCCGACTTCGGGGCCCCGGCCGGTGCCGGGCCCGCGGCCCCGATCATCGTGGGGGCCGCGGTCGAGCGGCGGCTCGCCCTCTGA
- a CDS encoding phosphoribosylaminoimidazolesuccinocarboxamide synthase translates to MKLLHSGKVRDVYEDGDDIILVASDRVSVYDVILPTPIPDKGKILTQLSLWWFEQLADVVPNHVISATDVPAEFLGRAVRCRRLKMVQVECIARGYLTGSGLKEYGAHGSVSGVPLPPGLVDGSKLPEPIFTPTTKAPLGQHDEAVTFDEVVAREGAETAEELRRITLEVYRRGSELAAERGVIIADTKIELGWAADGTLVLGDEVLTSDSSRFWPADRWEPGRTQFSFDKQYVRDWATGTGWDKKEPAPEVPAEVVEATRARYVEAYERITGKTW, encoded by the coding sequence GTGAAGCTTCTTCATTCCGGGAAGGTCCGCGACGTGTACGAGGACGGGGATGACATCATCCTCGTCGCCTCCGACCGGGTGTCGGTGTACGACGTGATCCTGCCCACGCCCATCCCCGACAAGGGGAAGATCCTCACGCAGCTGTCGCTGTGGTGGTTCGAGCAGCTCGCGGACGTCGTGCCCAACCACGTGATCTCGGCCACCGACGTGCCCGCCGAGTTCCTGGGGCGTGCCGTCCGGTGCCGGAGGCTGAAGATGGTGCAGGTGGAGTGCATCGCGCGCGGCTACCTGACGGGAAGCGGGCTGAAGGAGTACGGCGCACACGGCTCGGTCTCGGGCGTGCCGCTCCCGCCGGGCCTGGTCGACGGCTCCAAGCTCCCCGAGCCGATCTTCACCCCGACCACCAAGGCGCCGCTCGGGCAGCACGACGAGGCCGTCACCTTCGACGAGGTGGTCGCCAGGGAGGGTGCCGAGACCGCCGAGGAGCTGCGGCGGATCACGCTGGAGGTCTACCGGCGGGGCTCGGAGCTGGCCGCGGAGCGGGGGGTCATCATCGCGGACACCAAGATCGAGCTGGGCTGGGCCGCCGACGGCACGCTGGTGCTCGGCGACGAGGTGCTGACCTCCGACTCCTCGCGCTTCTGGCCCGCCGACCGGTGGGAGCCGGGCCGGACGCAGTTCTCGTTCGACAAGCAGTACGTGCGCGACTGGGCGACCGGAACCGGCTGGGACAAGAAGGAGCCCGCTCCCGAGGTGCCCGCCGAGGTCGTGGAGGCCACGCGTGCGCGTTACGTCGAGGCGTACGAGCGCATCACCGGGAAGACCTGGTGA